The Neptunomonas phycophila genomic sequence TGACACCTATCAAGCCTGTAATACCGAATACGATACCTGCTAGGTACAGAATGTAGACCAGCTTTGCAGAGCCGCTATTGGTTGATGAGGTGTTGATCACTTGATCAGTCATGTGAAGTTCCTTTTCAGTCATTTTGGATTGTGTTGTTTTAAAGCTACGGCTCAACTAAGCACGTAGCCGAACCTGTCATAATGGTTCCACCGTGGCTGGTTTTGCAGCCGACGTACGCGATGGGTTTACCGTTCATATCCATGGTTGATGAACCTTGAACGATAACCGCGCCACAGCCGGTTTTATCACCGACCGTAGCAACACGCTGACCGTCGACTTCTGAATCAGAAGCGACGGAAACGATAGGGGTA encodes the following:
- a CDS encoding PAAR domain-containing protein; the encoded protein is MKPIARLGDLHSCPKKGCGTTPIVSVASDSEVDGQRVATVGDKTGCGAVIVQGSSTMDMNGKPIAYVGCKTSHGGTIMTGSATCLVEP